In the Victivallis sp. Marseille-Q1083 genome, one interval contains:
- a CDS encoding glycine--tRNA ligase, with the protein MSEECKNQERMDKIVSLCKRRGFIFPSSEIYGGINGFWDYGPYGSRMKRAIEALWWHEMVETRDNVEGLDSTIICHPQVWKASGHLDQFSDLMTDCKHCKMRHRVDQMPDPTTCPNCGSQDLTEPREFNLMMKTYVGPVFDDEHVAYLRAETCQPIFVDFQQVRIATRQKLPFGIAQIGKAFRNEINPRNFTFRSREFTQMEMEFFCDGEQGMEWFEYWKEQRIKYYREKLQFKDDFFRIYVHEKLAHYAKAAIDIEVKFPFGWGELEGVHHRGTWDLSRHSEYSGQDLQYVDHDNNRKIMPTVIETSVGLDRTLLAILSNAYDEDSAATKKEGMDEDIRVVLHLPPLVAPVQLAVLPQSKKLSENAEKLYRDLNRHFRCEYDVTGSIGKRYRRQDEIGTPFCLTFDFDSLNDNAVTIRDRDTMLQDRINITRLRDYLEEKIGL; encoded by the coding sequence ATGAGCGAAGAATGCAAGAACCAGGAACGGATGGATAAGATCGTCAGTTTGTGCAAGCGGCGCGGTTTTATTTTTCCCAGTTCGGAAATTTACGGCGGGATCAACGGCTTCTGGGATTACGGCCCCTACGGATCCCGGATGAAACGGGCGATCGAAGCGTTGTGGTGGCACGAGATGGTCGAAACCCGCGACAACGTCGAAGGACTGGATTCGACGATCATCTGTCACCCGCAGGTCTGGAAAGCCTCCGGCCATCTCGATCAGTTCAGCGACCTGATGACCGACTGCAAGCACTGCAAGATGCGGCACCGCGTCGACCAGATGCCGGATCCGACGACCTGCCCGAACTGCGGCTCGCAAGACTTGACCGAACCGCGGGAATTCAATCTGATGATGAAAACCTACGTCGGACCGGTGTTCGACGACGAACATGTCGCCTATCTGCGGGCGGAAACCTGCCAGCCGATTTTCGTCGACTTCCAGCAGGTGCGCATCGCGACCCGCCAGAAACTGCCGTTCGGCATCGCCCAGATCGGCAAAGCGTTCCGCAACGAAATCAATCCGCGCAACTTCACGTTCCGCTCGCGGGAATTCACCCAGATGGAGATGGAATTCTTCTGCGACGGCGAACAGGGCATGGAATGGTTCGAATACTGGAAGGAGCAGCGCATCAAGTATTACCGGGAAAAATTACAGTTCAAGGATGACTTTTTCCGGATTTACGTGCATGAAAAACTGGCGCATTACGCCAAGGCGGCGATCGACATCGAAGTCAAGTTCCCGTTCGGCTGGGGCGAACTCGAAGGCGTGCACCATCGCGGCACCTGGGATTTGTCGCGCCACTCGGAGTATTCCGGCCAGGATTTGCAGTATGTCGATCACGACAACAACCGAAAAATCATGCCGACGGTCATCGAGACCTCGGTGGGGCTGGACCGGACGCTGCTGGCGATCCTGAGCAACGCCTACGACGAGGATTCCGCCGCGACGAAAAAAGAAGGCATGGACGAGGATATCCGCGTCGTGCTCCACCTGCCGCCGCTGGTGGCGCCGGTTCAACTGGCGGTGCTGCCGCAATCGAAAAAACTCAGCGAGAATGCCGAGAAGCTTTACCGGGACCTCAACCGTCATTTCCGCTGCGAATACGATGTCACCGGCAGCATCGGCAAGCGCTATCGGCGTCAGGACGAGATCGGTACGCCGTTCTGCCTGACCTTCGATTTCGATTCGCTCAATGACAACGCGGTGACGATCCGCGACCGTGACACCATGCTGCAGGACCGCATCAATATCACCCGGCTGCGCGACTACCTCGAGGAAAAAATCGGTTTGTAA